One region of Vespula vulgaris chromosome 9, iyVesVulg1.1, whole genome shotgun sequence genomic DNA includes:
- the LOC127066154 gene encoding protein artichoke, whose product MIRPLKILKSAFIVGWYLILYFVVDINGQLPSEYGCPPQERILPCRCSTRDTEVQIWCSHSELPKVLEGLKAVSHYVDRPIDELILENNNLPSLPGKAFATLKVLRLMLRNNRLERVSSGWLEGLHDSLLELFVVESDLRSLPVDSLENLQGLEAITLQSRVMKRLPKFSGLQKLRYLQINSPALLELAPRNFHDLPNLEQLHVFGSPRLVRLEAGLFRDLPRLELINITDCAIHWIHPRTMINLPELKEISFVGNNIIDAGMVGRACMDLPLLSVIRLDRNRINRLAEGSFVDLPVLNRLYLSRNIITEIFAGAFRRLPILKTVDLNHNLIHRIHPEFFPRRSANGLEEMWLINNDLSHVAEIRSILEALPRLKFLDVSYNQLEEIPYGALRGHPTLERFHLDHNRLGFLQRETFTSMPALRELRLRNNSLSNLLEAPFWNLPALKGLDLSENYFRHIEPRLLANLPNLRRLDLSGNSIGLIETESFRNTPALEHVNISGNALSILHPLTFRHLTNLYELDVGWNRMLEIVPGLPRNIEHLHMPMNRIVALPSIASQDLALPVLRKLDLSANGIERIPPGALNELTDLRKLILGYNALRVIEDGTFDGLSKLEQLDLRYNRLVTLHGRSFRPLRSLMDLNIRGNRLEVLRPDIFQENSRLQRLDLSRNNLAQIPHATFVNTRDLRELYASHNTLTELPGSLHGLMALEILDLSFNKLNILSPETLSSLSSLLELRLVRNRIRELREGAFDGLPRLSMIDLENNDLRVIERNAIRRLSELQAIRLGKNRIQTIPRGAFSELPLLQSAELQENRILEIDSKAFINVPHLLFLNLSNNHLPSLEYAGLESLQSLEVLDLSNNRLARVSSDSLAAMEWLVELKMDNNRICAIQGSPFDEMPRLRVLSLRSNRMASVSENAFKRLRSNIAILDIDGNPLSCSCGMLWLRGWLQQASSEGPRCADGSLFKEIRLSRQDCQHERLVDPVHPGCEAEMVNNVTPASGLSGATETVSLWMNLESSTKRASVSYENDYYEYLSHHSNNKSDHSNVSTSLPIVSTETTILQPVKTIQNSETMKYLNTKNVTSQIKKNSSIIPPSPSSSGFTFFGVPLPNLNFNFWGNSGRKAERKEISGGRPGRGRYRVFPPTEPEIHRGGFIPLPRGQGGFVPIIDSSHLFYDQRQMKNDPPKDNLDQDTNYIRVQEQRNSKHSNTTSKLEKNLSRTNKSRSSSKNKDEGFTTSIIGSSRFSNNLTENRPYSLLNLTKSIKSSLSSNETLLKTNETSLPTEFNQGDKLLMNMKEHKVINDSRMEIASKIVWTTPKTDFVKMTFPSNKAIVTTISNNYENSNDFDEKMMKDKNYFWNSETMEAQKIETTMTVINPQNEATDNIHIVTTYYPSTSTTTMMTTMATKATTTNKLKDKTIGTSQASRKTEASALSAFLAPGGQVPSSVSTTGLRTLGRPTITKVPSPYFAETTDHNRSQEKENPVAGAVQRNIENLEYTFLNNKETTTPHDNVKIIEDNRFNWYFQHYNDTNLEPFIGTVYSDSVKVTTCRSLLLLQFCFVIYII is encoded by the exons ATGATTAGAccattaaaaattcttaaaagtGCCTTCATAGTTGGCTGGTATCTGATATTATACTTCGTTGTTGATATCAACGGTCAGCTTCCATCGGAGTACGGATGTCCACCACAGGAAAGAATTCTCCCGTGCAGATGTTCAACTCGCGACACGGAGGTCCAAATATG GTGCAGTCATAGTGAATTACCAAAAGTGTTGGAAGGATTAAAAGCAGTGAGCCATTATGTGGATCGTCCGATCGATGAGCTGATTcttgagaataataatttacctAGTCTTCCAGGAAAAGCATTTGCTACTTTAAAAGTTTTGCGTTTAATGCTCCGAAATAATCGTTTAGAAAGAGTATCCTCCGGTTGGTTGGAAGGTTTACACGATTCGTTGTTGGAACTCTTCGTCGTTGAATCTGATTTACGTTCGTTGCCTGTCGATAGTCTTGAAAATCTTCAAGGTCTTGAAGCTATAACTCTACAAAGTCGAGTTATGAAAAGATTACCCAAATTTTCTGGTCTTCAAAAATTGCGATATCTTCAAATAAATTCGCCTGCTTTATTGGAATTAGCACCAAGAAACTTTCACGATCTTCCTAATCTCGAACAATTACATGTTTTTGGTAGTCCTCGTCTCGTTCGATTGGAAGCTGGTCTCTTTCGTGATTTACCACGTTTAGAATTGATCAATATCACGGATTGTGCTATTCATTGGATTCATCCTCGTACTATGATCAATCTTCCAGAATTGAAAGAGATATCTTTCGTTGGTAACAATATAATCGACGCTGGAATGGTGGGTCGTGCTTGCATGGATCTTCCATTGCTTTCGGTGATTCGACTTGATCGAAATCGAATTAACAGACTCGCGGAAGGTTCATTTGTTGATCTTCCTGTATTGAATCGTCTTTATTTATCACGTAATATTATCACTGAAATATTTGCCGGAGCATTTCGTCGTTTACCAATATTGAAGACCGTAGATCTTAATCACAATTTGATACATCGTATACATCCGGAATTCTTTCCTCGAAGATCTGCAAATGGATTGGAAGAAATGTGGCTGATCAACAACGATCTCAGTCACGTTGCcgaaatacgatcgattttGGAAGCTTTGCCGAGATTGAAATTTCTCGATGTAAGTTACAATCAATTGGAGGAAATCCCGTACGGTGCATTGAGAGGTCATCCTACTTTGGAAAGATTTCACTTGGATCACAATCGATTAGGATTCTTACAAAGAGAAACGTTTACTTCGATGCCAGCACTTCGGGAACTTCGACttcgaaataattctttatcaaatttattggAAGCTCCATTTTGGAATTTACCAGCACTTAAG GGCTTGGATCTTTCCGAAAATTACTTCAGACATATCGAACCACGTCTTTTAGCGAATTTACCTAATTTAAGACGTTTGGATCTAAGTGGTAATTCTATAGGATTGATAGAAACAGAATCTTTCCGAAATACACCTGCTCTGGAACATGTGAACATTTCTGGAAATGCCTTGTCTATCTTGCATCCGTTAACTTTCAGACacttaacaaatttatatgaacTCGATGTTGGGTGGAATCGAATGTTAGAAATAGTGCCTGGTTTGCCAAGAAATATCGAACACCTTCATATGCCTATGAATCGAATCGTTGCTTTACCATCGATCGCATCTCAAGATCTTGCACTTCCAGTTTTAAGAAAATTGGATCTTAGTGCTAATGGAATCGAAAGAATACCACCTGGTGCTCTGAATGAATTGACTGATCTTCGTAAGTTAATCTTGGGATACAATGCGCTTAGAGTCATAGAAGACGGTACCTTCGATGGTTTATCCAAATTGGAACAATTGGATTTGAGGTATAATCGATTGGTTACGTTACACGGTAGAAGTTTTAGACCGTTAAGATCTTTAATGGATTTAAATATTCGTGGAAATCGTTTGGAAGTTCTTAGACCAGACATATTTCAAGAGAACAGTAGATTGCAAAGGCTTGATCTTAGTAGAAATAATCTTGCACAAATTCCTCATGCCACGTTCGTAAATACAag GGACCTTCGGGAATTGTACGCGTCACACAACACTTTGACCGAGTTACCCGGATCGTTGCACGGTTTAATGGCTCTCGAAATCCTCGACTTGAGCTTCAACAAACTGAACATCCTGTCACCGGAAACACTGAGCAGTCTGTCTTCTTTGCTTGAATTAAGACTAGTTAGAAATCGAATAAGAGAGTTACGAGAGGGTGCTTTTGATGGATTACCACGGTTGTCTATGATCGatcttgaaaataatgatCTTAGGGTGATCGAGAGGaatgcaattagaagattatCCGAATTACAAGCTATAAGACTTGGCAAAAATCGTATACAG ACAATTCCAAGGGGTGCTTTCTCCGAATTACCTTTACTTCAAAGTGCAGAACTCCAAGAAAATCGGATTTTAGAAATCGACAGTAAAGCGTTCATCAACGTAcctcatcttctctttctaaattTAAGTAATAATCATTTGCCGAGTTTGGAATATGCTGGTTTAGAAAGTCTTCAATCATTGGAAGTTCTAGATCTCAGTAATAACCGTTTGGCTCGTGTGTCCAGTGACAGTTTGGCTGCGATGGAATGGCTAGTCGAATTAAAA ATGGATAATAATAGGATTTGTGCAATACAAGGTTCACCATTCGACGAAATGCCAAGATTACGTGTTCTTAGTTTGAGAAGCAATCGGATGGCATCCGTTTCGGAAAATGCATTTAAAAGATTAAGATCTAATATCGCTATTTTGGACATCGATG GAAATCCTTTATCATGTTCTTGCGGTATGTTATGGCTAAGAGGATGGTTACAACAAGCATCCTCGGAAGGTCCGAGATGTGCTGATGGTTCTCTCtttaaagaaattagattGTCTCGGCAAGATTGTCAACATGAAAGGCTAGTTGATCCGGTACATCCTGGTTGTGAAGCTGAAATGGTCAATAATGTTACACCTGCTTCGG GATTAAGCGGAGCCACAGAAACGGTATCATTATGGATGAATTTAGAAAGCTCGACCAAGAGAGCATCGGTTTcttatgaaaatgattattacgaatatttaagTCATCATTCAAATAACAAGAGCGATCATTCGAATGTCTCTACTTCGCTTCCAATTGTGTCAACTGAAACAACAATTCTTCAGCCAGTTAAAACTATCCAAAATTCGGAaactatgaaatatttaaacacgAAGAATGTCACGAgtcagataaaaaaaaattcctcgATTATACCACCCTCGCCAAGTAGTTCAGGATTTACTTTCTTCGGTGTACCTCTGCCTAATTTGAACTTTAATTTCTGGGGTAATTCTGGAAGAAAGgcagaaaggaaagaaatttcagGAGGTAGACCCGGTAGAGGACGTTACAGAGTATTTCCACCAACCGAACCAGAAATTCATAGGGGTGGTTTCATACCCTTACCACGAGGACAGGGTGGTTTTGTCCCGATAATCGACTCTTCTCATCTCTTTTATGATCAAAGACAAATGAAGAATGATCCTCCGAAAGATAATCTAGATCAGGATACTAATTATATTCGCGTACAAGAACAACGTAATTCGAAACATTCTAATACTACAtcgaaattggaaaaaaatttgtcgagaACGAACAAATCCCGGTCAAGTTCGAAAAATAAGGACGAAGGTTTTACTACGAGTATTATTGGCTCTTCAAGATTTTCGAACAATTTAACTGAAAATAG gCCATActctttattaaatttgacGAAAAGTATTAAATCATCGTTATCTTCTAACGAAACCTTACTAAAAACAAATGAAACATCTCTTCCAACAGAATTTAATCAAGGTGATAAATTACTAATGAATATGAAAGAACATAAAGTAATTAATGATTCGCGTATGGAAATCGCAAGTAAAATTGTTTGGACGACGCCAAAAACGGATTTTGTGAAAATGACATTTCCATCTAATAAAGCAATCGTGACAAcaattagtaataattatgaaaattcgaatgattttgatgaaaagatgatgaaagataaaaattatttctggaATTCTGAGACGATGGAAGCtcaaaaaattgaaacaacTATGACAGTGATTAATCCACAAAATGAAGCTACTG ATAACATTCATATAGTTACAACATATTATCCATCTACTTCTACAACAACAATGATGACAACCATGGCAACAAAGGCAACAACaactaataaattaaaagataaaactaTTGGAACTTCGCAAGCGAGCCGGAAGACAGAAGCATCAGCTTTATCAGCTTTTCTGGCACCAGGTGGCCAAGTTCCTTCTTCTGTGTCAACAACTGGTTTACGTACTTTGGGTAGACCAACGATAACAAAAGTACCATCTCCGTATTTTGCTGAAACTACGGATCATAATCGAAgtcaggaaaaagaaaatcctgtAGCTGGTGCTgttcaaagaaatattgaaaatttggAATATACATTcttaaataacaaagaaacaacTACTCCACAtgataatgttaaaataattgaagataATCGTTTTAATTGGTACTTTCAACATTACAATGACACTAATTTAGAACCTTTTATTGGAACAGTTTATAGCGATAGTGTTAAAGTAACTACTTGTCgatctttgttattacttcaATTCtgtttcgttatatatataatctaa
- the LOC127066174 gene encoding L-threonine 3-dehydrogenase, mitochondrial: MRTFLACLSVSSGKKKNWSQGDSSSNSCTELVSSVRYVSNDNSEEFSLRRKEKKSTIVKSTNKNMFARNLRGLSCIFKSLTRNSFIISPNNLYRNVCNNKGVPRILITGGLGQLGTECAKLLRKNYGSDNVILSDIIKPTDENLANGPFIFADILDFKNLQKIVVDYRIDWLIHFSALLSAVGEQNVPLAVRVNIEGMHNVIELAKQYKLRIFIPSTIGAFGPDSPRNPTPNITIQRPRTIYGVSKVHAELLGEYYHHRFNLDFRCLRFPGVISCDPPGGGVTDYAVAVFHEGLLNKKYECYLEPCTRLPMMYIEDCLSALFQFLNTPNEKLKRRVYNVTAMSFTPEELFSEIMKHVPNLQITYKPDSRQHIAENWPQVFDDSEARKDWGWQNKYDLAKLVNAMIRDVRIYFLPKYRLKEVNSYV, encoded by the exons ATGCGAACATTCCTTGCTTGTTTATCAGTTTCGagtggaaagaagaaaaactggAGCCAAGGAGACTCTTCTTCTAATAGTTGCACAGAACTTGTTTCTTCCGTGAGATACGTATCGAACGACAATAgtgaagaattttctttaagaagaaaggaaaaaaaaagtacaatagTAAAGAGTACGAACAAGAATATGTTCGCTAGAAATTTGAGAGGATTGTCTTGTATTTTCAAAAGCCTAACGAGGAACAGTTTTATCATCTCGCCTAATAATCTTTATCGTAACGTTTGCAATAATAAAGGTGTACCAAGGATACTCATAACAG GTGGTCTTGGACAATTAGGTACAGAATGTGCCAAATTACTACGCAAGAATTACGGAAGTGATAATGTGATTCTTTCGGATATCATCAAACCAACAGACGAGAATCTGGCTAACGGGCCATTCATATTCGCAGATATtcttgattttaaaaatcttcaAAAGATCGTCGTTGATTATAGGATCGATTGGCTTATTCATTTTAGTGCTCTTCTTAGTGCCGTAGGGGAACAGAACGTTCCTTTGGCTGTGAGGGTCAACATCGAAG GTATGCATAATGTTATTGAATTGGCcaaacaatataaattaagaaTTTTCATACCTTCAACGATTGGTGCATTCGGGCCGGATTCACCAAGAAATCCAACACCAAATATTACGATTCAACGACCCCGTACCATTTATGGCGTTAGCAAAGTTCATGCTGAACTTTTGGGGGAATATTATCATCACAGATTCAATTTAGATTTTCGATGTCTTAGATTTCCAGGAGTAATCAGTTGCGATCCACCTGGAGGCGGTGTTACTG attATGCAGTAGCTGTTTTTCACGAAGGCctgttaaacaaaaaatatgagTGTTATTTAGAGCCTTGCACGCGATTACCGATGATGTACATCGAGGATTGTCTTTCGGCactctttcaatttttaaatactcCAAATGAAAAGCTAAAAAGACGTGTATATAACGTTACTGCTATGAGCTTTACACCAGAGGAACTCTTTAGTGAGATCATGAAACATGTTCCAAATTTGCAAATTACTTATAAACCGGATAGTCGACAACACATTG CGGAAAATTGGCCACAAGTTTTTGACGATAGTGAGGCACGAAAGGATTGGGGATGGcaaaataaatacgatttaGCTAAACTCGTAAACGCAATGATACGAGATGTTAGAATATACTTTTTGCcaaaatatcgtttaaaggAAGTCAATAGctatgtataa
- the LOC127066171 gene encoding DNA primase large subunit-like produces the protein MDFALKHCTIKNEIKTLKASYPHDLQVYDVPPSGEISLIEFQELSLDRLKVLRLVENISLRNDLKTVEARKESLRDSLKKDGLKYYVNLIYGIGCKSDTEIDLQARRKDNISHYILRLAYCKDKDQAKWFINQEIQLFKIRFSSLDKEGVDQFLAMHKLDCKHISYEEKERIREDLQTSTYKVTNIDTIDFYKVPFQKVIDLVKARKVYLEDGIAYVPRNDLISLCISYFKQKLIAGIEDAKECLLNASDDERVISYINALPGTFSGMARAVWSTTNTPIEKIEKLSKISYPLCMRSLHEALHVNHHLKNSGRIQYGLFLKGIGVSLEDALQFWREAFSQKIDSDKFEKQYAYSIRHIYGKEGKQTNYTPLGCNKIISNSIGPGEYHGCPYRHMDQNSLKQKLSAYGISDFETKEIVELAKEGHYSLACTRHFQTLHKQLPEQPIIHPNGYFAESNKIMNKTNDVADVDMDSSLQVTNIKSERLTVTPRRNEIGNLTPSRNSEQFSTPSRRTEKIHTTPLRTIHKTKPINIEKLLNDDEIAELMDD, from the exons ATGGATTTTGCTTTGAAACATTGTAcgattaaaaacgaaataaaaaccTTAAAGGCGTCTTATCCACATGATTTGCAAGTATATGATGTTCCACCTTCAGGTGAAATATCTTTAATTGAATTTCAGGAGCTAAGTCTTGATAGGTTAAAAg TACTTCGCTtggttgaaaatatttcattacgaAATGACCTTAAAACGGTAGAAGCGCGTAAAGAGAGTTTAAGGGATAGTTTGAAAAAGGATGGtcttaaatattatgtaaatttaatatatggaATTGGTTGTAAGTCTGATACAGAAATTGATCTTCAAGccagaagaaaagataatatatcacATTATATTCTGAGACTGGCATATTGCAAGGACAAAGATCAGGCAAAATGGTTTATAAACCAAGAGATACAATTATTCAAAATCAGATTCTCTTCTTTGGATAAAGAAGGTGTTGACCAGTTTCTAGCTATGCATAAGCTTGATTGTAAAcat atatcttatgaagaaaaagaaagaattcgagAAGACCTTCAAACGTCTACTTACAAAGTTACAAATATAGATACAATTGATTTCTATAAAGTACCATTTCAGAAAGTAATTGATCTTGTTAAAGCACGTAAAGTATATCTTGAAGATGGAATAGCATATGTTCCACGAAACGATCTGATTTCCTTatgtatttcatatttcaagcAAAAACTAATTGCAGGAATAGAG GATGCAAAAGAGTGTCTTTTAAATGCCTCTGATGATGAAAGAGTGATAAGCTATATTAATGCCCTACCTGGTACCTTTTCTGGAATGGCTCGAGCAGTTTGGTCAACCACAAATACTCcaattgaaaaaatagagaaa ttatcaaaaatatcttatccATTGTGCATGAGATCTCTTCATGAAGCATTACATGTCAATCaccatttaaaaaattctggACGTATTCAATATGGTCTATTTCTTAAAGGAATAGGTGTTTCTTTAGAAGATGCATTGCAATTTTGGAGGGAAGCATTTTCCCAAAAAATAGATTCAGATAAATTTGAAAAGCAATATGCATATAGTATCAGACATATATATGGGAAAGAGGGAAAGCAAACGAATTATACACCACTTggttgtaataaaataataagtaattcCATTGGTCCTGGAGAATATCATGGTTGCCCATATAGGCATATGGATCAGAATTCGTTGAAACAAAAACTATCTGCTTATGGCATCTCCGATTttg aaaCAAAAGAGATAGTCGAACTAGCGAAAGAAGGACATTATTCATTGGCATGTACAAGGCATTTTCAGACATTACATAAACAATTACCAGAACAACCGATTATTCATCCAAATGGATATTTTgcagaaagtaataaaataatgaacaaAACTAATGACGTTGCAG ATGTTGATATGGATAGTTCATTACAAGTAACGAATATAAAATCAGAAAGATTGACGGTTACTccacgaagaaacgaaataggTAATCTTACACCTTCCAGAAACAGTGAGCAATTTTCTACACCATCTAGAAGAACGGAAAAAATACATACGACCCCATTAAGAACCATTCACAAAACTAAACcgataaatatcgaaaaattattaaatgatgaTGAAATTGCAGAATTAATGgatgattaa